The following are from one region of the Candidatus Cloacimonas sp. genome:
- a CDS encoding endonuclease/exonuclease/phosphatase family protein, producing MKSRKPFIIMLMTVMVILTACGKNTVLNPPETDPTGISFGTSSTLDIISWNLKLFPEGTDLESLKQMIPAMNADVIAFQEIMDYNAFMDLASQIPNYDACVYTATDTYRLAYLYDTRTITVNNQYTIYNNDSNPFPRPPYILDINWNNENYILINNHFKAYGDNYIDESDSYDEEVRRRLACRELDNYIATNLPDKKVVVLGDMNDQIAEPPEYNVFLSFIDKPAEYTFADMPIAISPNYNNVSYPSSLSHIDHILITNELFSDFANADDYCKTIQAEKWMLNWNTYAATISDHRPIGIRLASSRK from the coding sequence ATGAAAAGCAGAAAACCATTTATTATTATGCTGATGACAGTTATGGTTATTCTTACCGCGTGTGGAAAGAATACGGTACTTAATCCTCCGGAGACAGACCCTACCGGAATCAGCTTTGGAACTTCTTCCACTCTGGATATAATATCTTGGAATTTGAAGTTATTTCCCGAAGGAACAGACCTGGAATCCTTAAAACAGATGATTCCAGCTATGAATGCTGATGTTATCGCCTTTCAGGAAATTATGGATTACAATGCGTTTATGGATTTGGCATCCCAAATCCCGAACTATGATGCTTGCGTTTATACCGCCACAGACACCTATCGGCTTGCCTATCTTTATGATACTCGCACTATTACGGTAAATAATCAATATACTATCTATAATAATGACAGCAATCCTTTTCCTCGTCCGCCTTATATACTTGACATTAACTGGAACAATGAGAACTATATTTTGATAAATAACCATTTTAAGGCATACGGAGATAATTATATCGATGAAAGTGACAGCTATGACGAAGAAGTCCGTCGCCGCCTTGCCTGCAGGGAATTGGATAATTATATAGCTACCAATCTGCCCGATAAAAAAGTGGTTGTTTTGGGAGATATGAATGATCAGATAGCCGAACCACCGGAATATAATGTTTTCCTAAGTTTTATTGATAAGCCCGCAGAATATACTTTTGCTGATATGCCAATCGCTATTTCTCCCAATTATAACAATGTATCCTATCCAAGCTCTTTAAGCCATATAGACCATATTTTGATTACTAATGAGCTTTTCTCTGATTTTGCCAACGCAGATGATTACTGTAAAACTATTCAAGCAGAGAAATGGATGCTAAATTGGAATACTTATGCAGCTACAATATCGGATCATAGGCCGATTGGCATCCGTCTGGCATCTTCCAGAAAGTGA